The nucleotide window GACTGTGCTCGACGGGGGTAAATTGGCGCAACTTTAACGATTGGCAAATACTCTCCATCACCACTGTCTAAGCTTAGGCCGCTGCCAATACTCACATCCGCTTCGATGTCGGCACTAAACGTATTGGTCGACGCACCAGCATTTGGGTTTGCTTTGGCAATGTTAGGCTGCATACTTTGCGGCGGCGGTGTCTTAGGTTTTTGTGGCTTTTGCGGTTTGCGTTTTTTTTTCACCACCTGCTCATCGGGCTTTAATCGAATAAAGTCCAACATTCGCCCTTTCGGCGGTTCGCTTAACGCATCGTTACCACCTGATATTAGAGTCTGCATGCCCCAAAACAACAGGAACGTTACAGCAATAGCGATAGCAAATGAAATTAGGTATCTCATGTTCCTTCCTCTCGCATCTATCGATTAAGCATCTTGAGCAGCAATAGATACATCAAATACACCCGCAGCCCTTGCTGAGTCCATCACTTTAATAAGGACGTCTGTTGTGGCTTTTTTATCCGCTTGAATAACCACAGTACCTTGTGGATTTTCCGCTTTAAGACGTTCTATATTCGCCTGTACTGCGCGCACATCAATGCGACGTTTATTTATCCAAATCTCGCCCTTATCACTTATTGCGACTAAAATGTTAGCCCGCTCTTTTTTCACAGCAGTTGCCGCTTCAGGGCGATTCACCTCAATGCCCGCCTCTTTTACAAATGACGCGGTAACAATAAAGAAAATAAGTAAGATAAACACGACATCTAGCATAGGAGTCATGTTGATTTCTTCGTTATCTTCCTGTTCGGTTAAGACTTTGGTTAATTGATTTCTCATAATGGTTCCTTGATGCTGCCATTAGTGAACTAATGGCATGGCATCTTCTAATAATTCTGTTTCACGTTTGGCTCGGCGCTGTAAAAACGTTGCCGCAAAAACACCGGACAAACTGCCCACCATTCCCGCCATTGTTGGAATCGTTGCTTTCGATACACCTGACGCCATAGAACGGGCATTACCGCTGCCGGAAATAGCCATGACATCGAACACTTCGATCATTCCAGTCACGGTGCCCATCAGACCTAACAGAGGACATAAAACAACAAGTGCTTGTATCAAAGCTAGGTTTTGCGTCAGGCTTAAATTCCCTTTCGATATTTGCGCTTGGCGAATGTGTTCGCTGTTCCAACAACTGACTTTGTCGTTTGCTTCAGAACGTGCATTCCATCGAGTTAAAATGTCTTTTTTAAGCGCTTTAAACTTGATAAAGAAAAACATAAAGCGCTCAATTATCAGTAGCCACATAAACAGGACAACAAAGGCGATAACAGTAAGAACCTGACCGCCAGTTTCCATAAACTCGCGGATGTCGTTCATCATTTCGATGAATAACAACATGGTTTATGCCTCTTTCTCAGAGCGCTCGGCAATAATGCCTGCGCTTTGTTGTTGTAAAATACTGATGATGTTGCGGCTACGGGTATTAAGCCACGCGAATAAGAACACCATAGGAATTGCAACAACCAAACCTAACACAGTTGTCACTAGGGCTTGGGATATACCCCCCGCCATAAGTTTAGGGTCACCTGTACCAAATAATGTAATTGCCTGGAAGGTGTTGATCATACCGGTTACCGTACCAAGTAAACCGATAAGTGGTGCCACCACAGAGATGATCTTAATCATGGTTAATCGTGAGGTAAGCTTAGGTAATTCACCTAATACCGATTCGGATAACCTTAACTCGAGAGTATCGACATCTGCATTAGGGTTATTGTCTTTAACCAGCATCACACGACCTAAAGGGTTGTCGTCGCTGGCGACATCAGATTTCAACTGACGCGAGACCTTGTTGCCAATTAAAAACAAGGCAATAAAACGTTCTAACGCTATAAGTAGTCCAATCGCACCGATAGCCAGAATGATGTAACCAACGGTACCACCTTGGTCAGTACGCTCTTGCAGATTTGGCGCCTGCACTAATAACGCAAGGATCGAACCACCTGTAGGGTCAAGAGCAAAAGATACTTGCTCACCGTTTGCTGCACTCAAGGTTGCAGCACTCGCTAGATGTCGTGAAACCGGTTGGCGTTGCAATTCGGCAACCGAGCCTGTTTCAAAGATATATTCTAGATATTGGCCATTAGCCACTAAGTTAAAGTTACCAACACGAGTAACTTCACTGTTTTGTTTTTGACCGTTTGCTAGTACAACCTCACGCTCAAACTTAACGACTTTACCGCTTTCCGTCATTTCACGTTGTAACTCAAACCAAACGCGTTCAATTTCTTCAATTGAAGCAAGCTTGCTTGACGCCCCCATAGATTGGGCAAATTCGTCAAGAAATTGTTCACGACCTGGTATTTGTGCTGATACGACAGAGGTTTGGAATTTAGATTTAGTATCACCAGCCACTTGTTGCAGCACACCAAACAATTCTTTTAGCTCACCCATGCGTTTATTTAACGCATCGGTTTGGTTTGCTAGTTTTACTTCGTTTTCTTGATAACCAAGCTCTAGACGTTCCGATAAACCAATGGCTTGTTGACGACGATCATCTGCCGCTTTTAGCATCGCGTCTTGCTCAGACTTTTTCGCAGCAAACTCAGCCTCACGCTGACGATTTTGCGCATTTTGAGCCACTTTACCTTTTTCCAATTGGCTCAAAAGTTGATCAAGGTTTGCCGCTTCTTGAGCAACAGTAACGTTTATCGACAATGCAGAAACTAGCGCAGCACCTGCTATTGAAATGAATTTACGTGTATTTTTAATAGTCATTATTCTTATGTCCTATTACTTAGCAGATTGCATAGGCACAACAATCAAATCTGGTGCCAATTGTTTACGGGCAATGCGCAGACCTTTATTTATGTCAGTACGCATACTTTGCGGTAGCTCGTCCCAACGACGAGTTTCTTGGTTCCATAAGCCCATTTGGCTTCCGTCACGAGTTTGGTAAATAAGGCTGACGCGTCCTATACGCAGAAAGTCGACGTTGCTCTCATTACCGTCAATATCGAGCATGCCGGTATAAGCTTCAATCGTGCGACCGTAATCGGTTTCAACTTGATATGCTTCAAGTACGCGGCGGAATTTTTCTGAAACCGCAACATCAGCTCTGTCCATCATCTCTTTCAAATTTGCGACACGTTGCGTACGCTCTTCGACTAAAAACGGAACATCCAATGCGACAAATTGCTCCAGTGTGGCAATCATACGACTCATCAATGGTGAGATTTGGCGTTCAATAACCGACACCTGTTGCATCGATTCTTGTAGTTCAACAAGCTCTTCAACTTGGCTATTGATTTGACGTTGCATCTGCCCATTGTAAATATCCAGACCTGCTACTTCTTTGTTTATGGCTTTAAATTGTTGCAGCTTAGATTGAATATCTTGGTTAACTTTATTAATGCGTTGTTGTGATTGTTCTGCAGATTGGTTGATTTCTTCACCTGCTTTTACAACCTGTTTTAATTGTTGATCAGCCGCAATACCAGCAGTTGCAAAAAGCGAACCACCTAAAACGACACTGGCCAGTACAGACTTGGAAAATTTCATAACGATCCTTTGGCTTGTGCTGTCATCCCTATTGAAAGATGACAATAATGGGTTGAAAGTCTGTTTACGCCTCTTATAAACAATGAGTGGAAAGCTCATAATTGACGTAAACAGCTCTTTAAAATTTGTTATAAATTGTAATGACCATTTGTGACACTTTAGTTAAAGCAATGTGTCAGTTTTTTGAAGATGACAATAAGGTGACAAGTTTGTGTGGCTTAAATGACGGTATGTTTACAGTTGTCATAAACTCGTCATAATCAACCAACACTATGCGGGTGACAGTAAAAAGGCGCCGAAGCGCCTTATCTATAGGTATCTACCTGATATTTAACAAGCATTGCGTCCCTGCTACCTGACCGAAACTTTGCGTCCCTGCTACCTGACCGAAACTTTGCATCCCTGCTACCTGACCGAAACTTTGCTCCATGCAGTTTCGATACGAGTACATCCTTGTTACCTGACCGAAACTTTGCTCCATGCAGTTTCGGTACGAGTACATCCTTGTTACCTGACCGAAACTTTGCTCCATGCAGTTTCGGTACGAGTACGTCCTGCTACCTGACCGAAACTTTGCTCCATGCGGTTTCGGTACGAGTACGTCCCTGCTACCTGACCGAAACTTTGCATCCCTGCAGTTTCGGTACGAGTACGTCCCTGCTACCTGACCGAAACTTTGCATCCCTGCAGTTTCGGTACGAGTACGTCCCTGCTACTCGAAATCCCATTTGAATGAGATGTCAAAACCGATACCTTGTGTACTTGAACGGTACAGCTGATCATCAAATTCGATCTCTTTCTTCTCATCAAGCACATTGTTTACTTTAAACTTCAACGTAGATGAATACGTTGGGTAGTAGGTGTAAACTAAATCCACTGAATGGAAAGGTTGTTCGAATTTGTCATCTTCACCTTCGATTCCAGGGAAAATGATGCGCTCACCAAATACGTTGTAGGCAAGTGTTGCACTATGGTTACCATTTGGCGCATCCCAGCCAAGGTTTAAGTTAACAACATACTCAGAATGTCCCGTCAATCGACGCTCGGTATTGGTGATTGCCGCTGACACACCGGTTTGCTCAACAACTTTTTGGGTATCAATGGTCACTTCAGAATCACTGATGGTAACGTTTCCTGATAAGAAAAAGTCTTGACCGTAACCACCTAAGAAAGTGAAGTCTTTCAAGAACTCTGCTTCAATACCGTATACTTCACCTTCTTCGGCGTTAGCAATACGAATCAGAGCCGGACCATCTTGTGCTGGTGATTGTATCGATTCAATCGGGTCGATCATGTCTTTATAGAATAAACCAACAGACAAGTTTTCACCGGTATCTAAGTACCACTCCCAACGCGCATCATAGTTTTTGATTTCCGTTGAACGAACACCTGGTGTACCACCAATAGGTTGCCCCGTTAATGGATCCAAGTATGTCGCTGGCGCAATTTCACGAATATCCGGGCGAACTACCGTTTCACCATAAGACACCCTAAACTGAACTGAATCATCCATCACATAGGTTAGTGCCAATGCAGGGAAATAATCTTCTTCTTTACGAGTAAGCTCTTCAAGGTCTTCAGCGGTAGGCTCTTCCGGCAAATCAAATGAACCATCGGTTTTTAACGGCGCAACAACTTGTCTATAGTCTTCCCAACGAATACCTGCCGCCACGCGCCAAGTGTTATCGTAAAACCAGTCAACCTCACCATACCAGGCATCAATTTTTTGACCAGAGTAGTAATCATCACCATCAACCGTGGTATCACGTATAATTTGCTGATTACCAACCAATGGCCAGTTAAGCATGACATCATCGGTTAAGATGTCGTTGATTTTATCACCCGACATATCTAGTTCATCGAATGCTAGGGTATTGACGTCTACTCGACGTGCAAATGCATCACGGGCTTTTTCAACGAAATTACCACCAGCTTTCAGTTCAATCTCGCTTTTATCCCATGTTAATGGCAATGATACATTAAACCCTGAATTTTCTACGTCATCGTTTAAATCCTGAAAGGTATAACGAGACGCGGTGGTACCACGACGTAAATTACTTTCGTTTTCAAGATCAAACTCACCATCGTTATTGGCATCAAATAAAATGAAACGAGTAGAAACGTTGCCTGGTGCGTAACGATTAGAGCGGGAGTCTGAATAGAACCAATCTAGCCCTAAATACATTAACTCAGGAAAATTATGGGTACCACGAACTTGGTTGGCAATAAGTTCACGTTCTTCATAAATGGTCTCATTATCACGAATACGCAGACCATCTGATATCAATACGTTATTTGAATTACCTAACTTGATTGACGTTTCATCAATAGTGTCATTTAAGATCATGGTAGATAAGTCAATGCGATGATCACGGTTGTATTCAACACCAAAGTTAAACATTCCCGACCACTTAACGGTGTGTTCTGTGGTTTGGATATCATCAAAGCCACGGATCATCTTATAACTACCATCACCATTGTTGGTGAAATCCTGACCTTCAAACTCTTCTTTGAATTGGTATTCGTTATCGTAAGATACCGCCGCTAAATAACCATAACGCCAATCACCATTGTCTGAATCAAAACGATCACCTATGGTGAAATCCACACCGAAATCTGGATCGACATTTTGTTGCACGGGATCGTAATCACGATTTAAATCAGCGGCAATTTGACGATTTTCTTGTTGTGTTAGATCTTGCAAACGATCGTAGTTATTCCATACTGATTTTAGTGAACTTGGTGCACCACGAGTGCCATCGTCACGCCCATACCAGTCGTCATCACCACCGTTGTATTCAAAGCCTTCACCAAAGTTATCAGTGTTTCCACCAATATTGGCACCAACTTGCAATGTAAAATCTGAAGGGATGGTCTTAATTCGAATATCGACATTACCACCACCAAAGTGGGCTGGCATTGATGCCGAATACGATTTTTGTACAGACAAAGATTCAACGATTGACGATGGGAATAAATCCAGTGGAATAACGGTACGTGTTGGATCAGGGCTTGGTACTTGTGCACCATTTAATAACGTCGATGAATAACGTTCACCAAGACCGCGTACGTAAATAAATTTACCATCAACAAGCGTTAGACCTGTCACACGTTTAAGGGCGGCAGCTGCATCGCTGTCACCGGTGCGGGCAATTTGCTCAGCACCTAAAATATCCGCAACGAAGGCTTGGTTTTTACGTTCTTGTAAAACCGCTGTCGCCGTACCTTTAAGGCGACTTGCCTTAACAACGACTTCTTCAATGGCCTCATCTTCAATGTCTGATTCTTGAGCTAGAGCAGTATTTGCGGTCATTGCCGCAACCAAAGCTAGGCTCAAACTAGACAATCGAAAAGCGCCTTTAGTTGCATTAGTATTATTATTCATTGTTAACCTCATATGATTGGGATCAGCCTTAAGCCGATGCTATTAGCAGGTCGTAATAAAAAGCCTGGCTAAACTAAATCTCATGCCTAGCCAGGCTATTCGTTTATTACTTAAGACCTACCGTCCAACCAGCTGTCCAATCGTTATCAGCAGATACCGCACCGATATGGTCAGCATTGTCGAAAAACGAATCGCCAGAGAAGTCTTTTGGTTGTGTTGCATCGATGGTGTAAATACCGTCTAGTACGTCCATCATGCTTGCAGCTGTAGAGTTGTCGCTTAGACCAAGAACCCATGCACCTAAGTCGAAGTTAGCATTGGCATCTTCGTTACCCGCTTGCGACTTGAAGTTTTCACCACATGCAAATACAGAGTTAGTAATAACCGTATCGCCAGCCGCAGCTTGGTCAACCGTTAGACCCGATTCAAGCTCTAAACACTCGCCCATACCGTCATAACCGGTTACCACAAAGTTATGAAGTTGCGCTCGAGTACCTTCTCGTAAGTAGATACCTTCAGAATCTTTATCTGATGTGTCAAAGCCGTTACCTATGATGGTCATATTGGCAATGGTAGGGTTAGATTGTGGTTGCTTGCCTGGGTTAGAACCATCGTTATCTGCTTCGATAGCGCGGTTAGCTTCACCGTTTTCATCAGCGTGCTTAACAAGCACGTATTGAAGCTTACCTTTAAAGCCGTTATCCCAGTCAACTGAATCGTCTTTATTTGCCGTAAGAACAACATATTTAGCGTTTACAGTACCGCCAAAGAACTCGATACCGTCATCAGCATTTTCGTGAACTTGGATATATTCAACAACCGTGTTTGAACCAACGCCACCAAAGGTAATACCGTTTAGCTCGTTATCTGGGGCAATTTCGTAACCAGCGTGTTTAACCACAACGTAGCGCAGTGTACCTGAACTATCTTGTGCATCCGTACCACCGAATACAGCGCCCTCTTCTACACCTTCAACTTGAAGTGCACATGCACTGCCGTCAGAAGGACACTTGTTAGATGGTGCATTACCTAGTAGTACAATACCGCCCCATTGACCTGAGCCTGTTGTTGCACCCGTTACATCTTGAGAAGACGTGAATGTGATTGGTGCAGATGAGGTACCATTTGCTTCGATTTTTGAACCACGGCTAACCACTAAGTAATCATTACCTGATTGACCGTAAATGGTTGCACCCGCTTCAACCGACAAGGTTGCTGAGTTTGCATTGTCACCACCAACAAATACCGCACCCGATAGAGAGTAGATATTGTTCGCAGTTAGGTTCATATCTTCACGAATGCTTCCTGAGATTTCACAGGTACGAGTGAAGCCGTCAACTGGGCTGATTTCTGATGTGCCTTCAGGACAACCGACTATCGGTGCTTGTGATACTTCTGCACCACCGAAACCGTAAGCCCAACCTTCACGCCAATCGTTTACACCGTCGAATGCACCAACATATTCGGTTGCATCAAAGAAGGTGTCTTTGGCAGATGCATCTTGACCTGCGCCATCTTCTACTAACGCAGAATTTGCTGAAGGAACACCCGTTGATGATACTGAAATTGACTCTTTCACCATATTGGTTTGATTCGCTAGGAACCATGTTTGTAAATCAAAATCGGTGTTGGTGTCGCCCGCTTGCGATTTGAAGTTTTCGCCGTTATTACATGCCATGAAAGTGTTTTCAAATACCACTTTACCAGCAACGGCTTGATCAACGGTAACACCCGCTTCTAGCTCTAAACACTCACCCATACCATCAGGACCGGTAACCACCGTATTGACGATAGTCGCAGCAGTACCTTCACGTAGGTAAATACCTTCTGAGTCTTTATCTTCAGTATCGAAGTTATTACCAATGATGGTCATGTTTGCAATCATAGGGTTTGATTGCGGATCTTTGGTTGGGTTTTTACCGTCATTATCGGCTTCGATTGCACGGTTTGCTTCGCCTTTGTTTTCAGCGTGGGCAACATAAACGTGTTGTAGCATACCTTTATAACCGTTATCCCAGTCAATCGAGTCATCTTTGTTACCCGTCAACACAAGATGCTTAACGTTTACCGCGCCACCGAAAAACTCAACACCGTCATCAGCGTTAGCATGAACTTGAATGTAATCAACGGTTGTACCAGAGCCTACACCACCAAACGTGATACCGTTTAATTCATTATCTGGTGCGATTTCGTAACCAGCGTATTTAACAACAACGTATTTAAGGATACCTGAAGAATCTTCCCAGTTTGTACCACCAAACACGGCACCTTCTTCAACACCTTCAACTTGCAACGCACACTCAGTGCCGTCTGAAGGACATTTGTTTGACGGTGCATTACCAAGAATTACGATACCGCCCCATTGACCAGCGGCAGTTTCTTCACCTTTAACGTCTTGCAACGACGTGAATACGATAGGCTGTGCTTTGGTACCTTCAGCGATGATTTGTGCATCACGATTAACTAACACATAATCATTACCCGATTGGCCAAAGATAACCGCACCAGGTTCAATGGTTAGCGATACTTTGCCTTCTGCAACAGAGTTGATGTTAGATGAGCTTGCTGCAACACCTGAACCAACTTTTAATGGACCATTGATAGCGTACATTACTGGTACACCATTGGCATTTGATATTAATGTCGTATCTTCACTAATTTCAGAACCAAGTTGTTGCACTTGAACTTGAATACCTAACTTAGCTGACAGTTCAGCCGATAAGGTTGCGTTTGGTGCACCTGGCAGTTCTACGTCAGGGTTAGTTGGTGTGCTAGGCGTTGATGGGTTATTTGTGACCGTATCACCAACCGATTTATCTACATTAGACTCAAGGTTGATATCACCTCCACAACCAGCAAGCATAAGGCTTGCAGTAATAGCGCTTACTTTAAAAATATTTTTAATTGTTATTTGTGTTTGCATTTTAGCTGCTCCGCAGATGTATAAATATGAACTAAACGCTGGCTATTCTACGGATGAAAAATGACACTTCTGTTTTAAATGGATGACACTTCTGTGTCGAAAAAATTACAAATTGATTACAACTTGTTACATAGAAACTGAAATACAGTTACTCAAATTCGACTATATAACGCGAGACATCCCTTGCTCTATCGCCTATTGCAGCGTATTCATTGCAGACCAAGATCTGTTCCCGCCGATGGCTAATTTTGATTAATGGGCTGCTAGTTAATATTAATAGCCATTAGTTTTTAGAAGGAATTAGCGGCAGCTCTATTCTTAACTAATACAGCTCAAGATATGTTTTAACAACCGACTATCACTATCCCCATCATTGCATTTTTAGTTTTGCTGATTGTTATTTAACAGCGCGAATAGGAAGACATAAAAAAAGCACCTGTGACATAGTCAACAGGTGCTTTTTAATTAGCTTAACGATTTATCGTTATGATTATTTGCGTTTTGCTAGTTTGCGGCCTAAACCAAGCATACCTAGTAACAACATAACCATTGATGTACTACCACCATCACCAGGCTTTTCTTCAACATCAACAGAGAAGTTAACAGGTTGACTGTCTTTCTCACCGTTTGATGCCACCATAGCAAATTCAAGGGTAGTCAACTCATCAACTTTAGGTGCTTCAAAGCTCATGACGTTATCAGCCGTTGTGATTTGTGCTGTAGGACCTGAGATTTGCATCCATCGGTAGCTGATTTGTGGGTTTTCAATAACCGCATCAACCATATTGGCTTGAACAGACACCATTTCGCCCTCTTCAATCAATGCAACCGTGTTAACCACTTCAGCCGTTGGACGACCAGCAATAAACACTGGACCTTCTTCTGACTCAACCACGTCAACTTGCTCTTGTGATGCACTATCAACCATAGAGTGAAGTACTGGTGTTGCATCTTGCATACCAATCACTTCGCTGGCGTTCAACACGACATTGAATACCGTTGTTGGTGCGCCTACTGGGTGAACATAGTCAAAGCTCAATTGATTTGATTCAACTTTGTATGCTAACTCATTCGCTGATTGCGACTGACCAACACCTTCGATGATTTGGTCAACAAGCAATAAGTCAACACCAATGTTGTCCGCTAAATCAACTGCGAAGTCATACTGACGGTCTTGACCACTATTGTTAGCAGCTAGGTGTACAGCAAAGGTGATCACATCACCAGACACAGATGCTTTCTTCACTTTAACGTCATCTGCACCGCGGGTCATGTTGACACGCACAGAACCGATGTTACGAGGAACTTCAGCATCAGTACCCAACCAGAATACACCGTGGTACTTATCGCCTTCAGTCATCATTTGATCCCACTCAACACGAGCGTCGATTTCTTCACGAGGTGCGGCATCTGATGGTACGTGTACCATCATGTTGTCTTCATCGTAAAGGATGCTATTAACGGTAAGTGTTACGTTATCCATGATAGGTGCGTCAGCACATTCCATACCTTCAGCAGCTTCTTGACCTTCTTCACATACCATTTGATGCTCTTCAAGTGGCGCTGGACCTTCAGCCCAGTTATGCACAAGAATCCAGTAAGTATCTTGAATAGGATCTAGAATATCAATCACTTCGTTTGAATCAGGACCCGCACTCATATAACGGATTAGATCCATTTCGATATGCGACAACTTACCATCAAGGTTTGCATCGATACCTACGAAGATATCCATATCTGGCGACGTAGTTTCATCAATTTTAACCAATAAGCGCTTAGTACCAGCCTGAACGTTTAAAGGAATGGTCTTGATGGTCTGATTGTCTTCATCCTGCCAATCAAAAATCACTCCATTGCTTGCATCACGCATTAGTTCGAATTCACGAACATCGGCTTTAACAATGCCAGATTTTTCTAATTGTAAGTCACTTGTTCCAGAGGTGATGATGCCTTCAACGTTTACGGAGTCATTAGTACGATGAACATCGATATCGATTTGTTCAGGCACAACACCGGCGATAAAGTTAATGGTTACTGGCAACGTAAGTGTAGGTAAAGACGCATCAGATGGTGTTAATACAACACGTGCATTTACCCACTCATCACGCAAGCCTTCACCTGCCATCGCCATAAACTTAACAACAGTCTCTTCACCTTCAACGGCGCTGAACGTCATCTTATCCGCTGACAATTCAAACCCTTCGTTGTAGTACTCGAAACTTACGCTGTAATCAGCTGTGGCTGTTGCTGTAAAGGTACGAGTCCAATCACAATCAATCAAACATTCGCCTTTTGACAAACTAGGCATGTTCATTTGATGTGGTTGACCGTGCCAGCCAGGTATTTCATCTTGCATACCATACTCTTCAGCGTATGGGTTAGCCGCTTCATAACCAGCGCGAGTCTCATTTAGCACAAGACCGGCTTTAACCGCTAAATCAACACGTGAACTACCGGCACCTGTGCGATGAAAATCAGCACGGTTTTTCTCACCGTCGAAATCATCGTCTTCTTTAACGTCGGTAAACGCCGTCATCATCAACGCCGATTGTGCTTCTGCAGGTGTCCAATCAGGCTGTGCCGCTTTCATCAGCAAGTACATACCAGCAACATGAGGTGTCGCCATAGATGTACCACTCATGTATCTCCACTCACCATCAATTTGAGCGTATACTGGGTTGGCACGGCTATGCATACGACGACCTAGACCACCGGCAACAATATCTACACCAGGTGCACCAACATCAGGGATTAAGTAATCGCCTGTGAAGTAATCAGGACCGCGTGAAGTAAAGCTTGCAGTAATATCACCCGCTTCAGGGTTCATCTCTAGCTCAGAATCAGTAAAGCTCACTGCGTGACCTTCACCGCTTTCTAACCATGCTAGAACCGCGTCACCATCTTCTTTGCTCAAATGTACGGTTGGTAATACGTGCAAATCATTGGCTACATTATCGAACTCTTCTTCAGAGTTGATAAAAACCATACCCGCAGCACCAGCTCTTAACGCTTCAGCACCTTTAGATAAACGTGACAATGGCTCGCCATCGGCATCTACACCACCACGACGACAAACAACTACCTTGCCGCTAACATTCTCAGCAGCCCATTTGCTCGGTAACGAGTTAGGACCACAATGGCCAAGACCACCAGATGTTTCAGCGCGTGTTGGATCTTCTACAGTAGCGGCATAAACCACTTCAAGTGGCGCGTCATGACCGACACCTGAAGTTGCACCTTTACCCATTAGATCGCCTAATTCGGTTTCACCACCGGTAAAGCTTGCTACCTTTTCTTCGGTAAAATCACGAGAATGAGATAGTGCAGCAACGGTTGTCACCCAAGGTGAGTTACCTGGAGAACCAACGGTTTTTTCACCTAAACGACCTGAGTTACCTGCCGCAACAGCGGTATGAATACCCGCTTCACGAGCAGACAAAAAGGCTAAGGCATCTGCTGAGAACCATGGTGATGACGCGCCACCACCTACAGAGTAGTTCAATACGTCAACATTATTGGCAATAGCATGCTCAATAGAAGCAACGGCTGCATCGTCCCAACAACCATACATACCACAAGTTTGGTATGACATGATGTTAGCATGTGGTGCTACACCACTAAGGCTG belongs to Thalassotalea sp. HSM 43 and includes:
- a CDS encoding S8 family serine peptidase encodes the protein MKFKLNKIAMALPLGMMTLGAIASQQYPDDIPTVQANIADKNAESKVHAQKQKARYFVLLEDEPVALYQGGVKGFRATNIAASNGVNANASGKLDLQSSASLVYRNYLSLKQNEVFAKVQSKLNRNVEMLDRYQVALNGLLVELEPHEVLSLRKMPGVLAVQKNELKQLMTDVGPQHVGAPTIWDNMEVAGSKGEGLVIGVMDTGVASYMKVGYTSRGDAAFDGVPHHPAFADIGGDGYDHTNPYGEGVYFGDCVEQSFWCNDKLVGIIAYENISFSHAWPSYDMRYLTGQDGHGHGTHVASTIAGNVVHDVQYPTVYPDMEQTYKHKYYNSEMKVSLSGVAPHANIMSYQTCGMYGCWDDAAVASIEHAIANNVDVLNYSVGGGASSPWFSADALAFLSAREAGIHTAVAAGNSGRLGEKTVGSPGNSPWVTTVAALSHSRDFTEEKVASFTGGETELGDLMGKGATSGVGHDAPLEVVYAATVEDPTRAETSGGLGHCGPNSLPSKWAAENVSGKVVVCRRGGVDADGEPLSRLSKGAEALRAGAAGMVFINSEEEFDNVANDLHVLPTVHLSKEDGDAVLAWLESGEGHAVSFTDSELEMNPEAGDITASFTSRGPDYFTGDYLIPDVGAPGVDIVAGGLGRRMHSRANPVYAQIDGEWRYMSGTSMATPHVAGMYLLMKAAQPDWTPAEAQSALMMTAFTDVKEDDDFDGEKNRADFHRTGAGSSRVDLAVKAGLVLNETRAGYEAANPYAEEYGMQDEIPGWHGQPHQMNMPSLSKGECLIDCDWTRTFTATATADYSVSFEYYNEGFELSADKMTFSAVEGEETVVKFMAMAGEGLRDEWVNARVVLTPSDASLPTLTLPVTINFIAGVVPEQIDIDVHRTNDSVNVEGIITSGTSDLQLEKSGIVKADVREFELMRDASNGVIFDWQDEDNQTIKTIPLNVQAGTKRLLVKIDETTSPDMDIFVGIDANLDGKLSHIEMDLIRYMSAGPDSNEVIDILDPIQDTYWILVHNWAEGPAPLEEHQMVCEEGQEAAEGMECADAPIMDNVTLTVNSILYDEDNMMVHVPSDAAPREEIDARVEWDQMMTEGDKYHGVFWLGTDAEVPRNIGSVRVNMTRGADDVKVKKASVSGDVITFAVHLAANNSGQDRQYDFAVDLADNIGVDLLLVDQIIEGVGQSQSANELAYKVESNQLSFDYVHPVGAPTTVFNVVLNASEVIGMQDATPVLHSMVDSASQEQVDVVESEEGPVFIAGRPTAEVVNTVALIEEGEMVSVQANMVDAVIENPQISYRWMQISGPTAQITTADNVMSFEAPKVDELTTLEFAMVASNGEKDSQPVNFSVDVEEKPGDGGSTSMVMLLLGMLGLGRKLAKRK